From a single Phalacrocorax aristotelis chromosome 1, bGulAri2.1, whole genome shotgun sequence genomic region:
- the CPOX gene encoding oxygen-dependent coproporphyrinogen-III oxidase, mitochondrial: MAAAAAARLLRGVAVGLGAAAAAGGRRALGSAPPGVAAGRGVRRAALAAAGALGGLGMGLWRWQQAAMAVSEEEGEDELWQRFMAPPVSGLRELRRRRRELRSRMELLIMETQAEVCRALAALDPGAAFAVDTWERKEGGGGISCVLQDGEVFEKAGVNVSVVFGLLSEEAARQMRSRGKSLKAKDGKLPFCAMGVSSVIHPKNPHVPTMHFNYRYFEIEEADGTKQWWFGGGTDLTPTYLNEEDAIHFHKTLKEACDKHDLKLYPKYKKWCDDYFYIKHRGERRGIGGIFFDDVDSPSKEEVFQFVKSCAKAVVPCYIPIVKRHCHDSFTPEEKLWQQLRRGRYVEFNLVYDRGTKFGLLTPGSRIESILMSLPLTARWEYMHTPPESSKEAEILEVLRNPKDWVH, translated from the exons atggcggcggcggcggcggcgcggctgCTCCGCGGGGTCGCCGTCGGTCTCggagccgcggcggcggcggggggccggCGGGCGCTGGGCTCGGCTCCGCCGGGGGTGGCGGCGGGCCGCGGGGTTCGGCGGGCCgcgctggcggcggcgggggcgctaGGCGGGCTGGGGATGGGGCTGTGGCGGTGGCAGCAGGCCGCGATGGCGGTGTCCGAGGAGGAGGGTGAGGATGAGCTGTGGCAGCGGTTCATGGCGCCTCCGGTGAGCGGGCTGCGGgagctgcggcggcggcggcgggagctgCGGAGCCGCATGGAGCTGCTCATCATGGAGACGCAGGCGGAGGTGTGCCGCGCCCTGGCCGCCTTGGACCCCGGCGCCGCCTTCGCCGTCGACAcctgggagaggaaggaag GCGGGGGCGGCATCAGCTGCGTGCTGCAGGACGGCGAGGTCTTCGAGAAGGCGGGTGTGAACGTGTCCGTCGTCTTCGGGCTCCTGTCCGAGGAAGCAGCGCGGCAAATGCGGAGCCGGGGGAAGTCTCTGAAGGCCAAAGACG GGAAACTGCCTTTTTGCGCCATGGGTGTGAGCTCTGTTATCCATCCAAAGAACCCTCACGTTCCGACCATGCACTTCAACTACAGATACTTTGAAATTGAAGAGGCAGATG GAACAAAACAGTGGTGGTTTGGTGGTGGGACCGACCTCACTCCAACTTACCTGAACGAAGAGGACGCCATTCATTTTCACAAGACTCTGAAAGAAGCGTGTGACAAGCATGATCTGAAGCTGTATCCCAAGTACAAGAAATG GTGTGATGACTACTTCTATATCAAGCACCGTGGTGAGCGAAGAGGGATCGGAGGCATATTCTTTGACGATGTGGACTCTCCCTCCAAGGAGGAAGTATTCCAGTTTGTGAAGAGTTGTGCCAAAGCTGTTGTGCCTTGTTACATTCCCATTGTGAAGAGGCACTGCCATGACTCATTCACACCAGAGGAGAAACTATGGCAGCAGCTTCGGAGAGGACG ATACGTGGAGTTCAATCTGGTTTACGACAGAGGAACAAAGTTTGGCCTCCTGACACCAGGATCAAGAATTGAAAGCATTCTTATGTCTCTGCCACTGACTGCAAG